A window from Bacillota bacterium encodes these proteins:
- the noc gene encoding nucleoid occlusion protein produces MDQGISSATVREIPIDRVRANPYQPRRQFDERELKELAASIETYGLLQPVLVRPKSNSWYELIAGERRVRAVRLLGRATIPALVRELDDEDMGLLALLENLQRLDLSFWEEAEGYARLLSEFDLTQEELAQRLGKSQSTIANKLRLLRLPDSIRHNISREIFTERHARALLRLPEAETQEKVAEKIVSENLTVQATEQLIARILGETKPKEKKARFIRVYKDIRLFINSVRRAAAELRQAGLEVTVKERETDNSWEISIVVPKQKDDQAVPAYATAGNAPRSS; encoded by the coding sequence ATGGATCAAGGGATTAGCAGTGCCACTGTACGGGAGATTCCCATCGATCGGGTTCGGGCCAACCCCTATCAACCGCGGCGGCAGTTCGACGAGCGAGAACTAAAGGAGTTGGCGGCCAGCATCGAAACTTACGGGCTACTGCAGCCGGTACTGGTGCGACCCAAAAGCAATTCTTGGTATGAACTTATCGCCGGCGAACGGCGGGTGCGAGCCGTTCGTCTGCTGGGACGAGCTACCATCCCGGCGCTGGTGCGCGAACTGGATGATGAGGATATGGGCCTTCTGGCCTTACTGGAGAACCTACAGCGGCTGGACCTCTCTTTTTGGGAGGAAGCAGAGGGATATGCGCGCCTGCTGAGCGAATTTGATCTTACCCAGGAAGAGCTGGCCCAACGGTTGGGTAAGAGCCAGAGCACCATCGCCAATAAGTTACGGCTACTAAGACTCCCCGACAGCATTCGGCACAATATTTCCCGGGAAATATTCACCGAACGACATGCTCGGGCTTTATTAAGGTTACCGGAGGCAGAAACCCAGGAAAAAGTGGCGGAGAAAATCGTCAGCGAAAACTTGACCGTGCAGGCCACGGAACAACTGATCGCCCGGATTTTGGGCGAGACCAAACCGAAGGAAAAAAAAGCTCGGTTTATTCGGGTTTATAAAGACATTCGCCTGTTTATCAACAGTGTCCGCCGGGCGGCAGCGGAGTTGAGACAGGCGGGCTTGGAGGTTACTGTTAAAGAGCGGGAAACGGACAACAGTTGGGAAATCAGTATTGTGGTTCCCAAGCAAAAAGACGACCAGGCGGTGCCCGCCTATGCAACGGCCGGCAACGCCCCCCGGTCGTCATAG
- a CDS encoding S-layer homology domain-containing protein, with amino-acid sequence MIVENKLGRVVSIICVLAAITILAPSVVAKEQHWAFGSVKALVDLGIGAEPEPGLADIATARLDEAISPLEWQIWVRQAVALEIGMDWAKDEYLSFWVDAYTVPEHEGPRSVLTRGYAVGGLMKIGNLLGFIPGGGQGPLVHLPRFSDWQKLEAKGLEAPWELMLAAGVVNGYPDGTLRPEAPLTRAEAACLLKAWLEVSAGLIISAQPLGFVPAA; translated from the coding sequence ATGATTGTAGAAAATAAGTTAGGGCGCGTGGTAAGTATTATATGTGTTCTGGCGGCAATAACGATTCTGGCCCCGTCGGTGGTGGCTAAAGAGCAGCATTGGGCCTTTGGATCGGTTAAGGCGCTGGTGGATCTGGGTATAGGTGCTGAGCCAGAGCCAGGGTTGGCCGATATTGCAACCGCCAGACTGGACGAGGCCATAAGTCCGCTCGAGTGGCAAATATGGGTACGGCAGGCTGTGGCCTTAGAAATAGGAATGGATTGGGCTAAAGATGAGTACCTAAGTTTTTGGGTTGATGCCTACACGGTGCCGGAACATGAGGGACCACGGTCGGTGTTAACCCGCGGCTACGCTGTGGGCGGCCTAATGAAGATTGGTAACCTGCTGGGTTTTATTCCCGGAGGTGGCCAGGGCCCGTTGGTACACCTGCCACGGTTCAGTGATTGGCAAAAACTGGAGGCCAAGGGGTTGGAAGCACCGTGGGAGCTGATGCTGGCAGCAGGGGTTGTAAACGGCTACCCTGATGGTACCTTGCGTCCAGAGGCACCGCTTACCCGGGCCGAAGCGGCGTGCCTGCTCAAGGCCTGGCTAGAGGTCAGTGCCGGGCTTATTATTTCAGCGCAACCACTTGGTTTCGTCCCTGCTGCTTAG
- the rsmG gene encoding 16S rRNA (guanine(527)-N(7))-methyltransferase RsmG produces the protein MGKENRMDWTDPRLGDLLVHEGQAVGIQLAPSQIEALIAFGEELERQNRRFNLSAIVDPKEVIRKHFVDSLALLPHLPSQAANLVDVGSGAGLPGLALKIARPELEVTLVESVKKKAAFLQETVARLELTGVNVIDRRAEELGQEAQFREQFALATARAVASLPVLLELSLPLLSVGGCFVAYKGPQVAEEIKAGQRALTVLGGELREVKEFSLLGGERRTLVLVDKIAPTPAKYPRGPGRPGKRPL, from the coding sequence ATGGGTAAAGAGAACAGGATGGACTGGACCGATCCCCGCTTAGGGGATTTGCTTGTCCATGAAGGGCAGGCGGTGGGTATTCAACTGGCGCCGAGCCAAATAGAGGCGCTAATCGCTTTCGGTGAGGAGCTGGAGCGGCAAAACCGGCGCTTCAATCTGAGCGCCATTGTTGATCCCAAGGAAGTAATCCGGAAACATTTCGTCGATTCGTTAGCGCTGCTTCCCCACCTTCCTTCCCAGGCAGCCAATTTGGTGGATGTTGGCAGCGGGGCCGGCTTACCGGGGCTGGCGCTGAAAATCGCCCGGCCGGAGCTGGAAGTTACATTAGTGGAGAGCGTAAAGAAAAAGGCGGCGTTCTTGCAGGAGACCGTAGCCCGGCTGGAACTAACCGGGGTTAACGTTATCGACCGGCGAGCCGAAGAGTTGGGACAGGAAGCTCAGTTTAGAGAACAATTCGCCTTGGCTACTGCGCGGGCAGTGGCGTCGCTGCCGGTTTTATTGGAACTCAGTCTGCCGTTGCTGTCTGTGGGCGGCTGTTTTGTTGCTTACAAAGGGCCACAGGTGGCCGAGGAAATTAAGGCGGGCCAGCGGGCGCTCACAGTCTTGGGGGGCGAGCTCAGAGAAGTAAAAGAGTTTTCCCTCCTGGGAGGAGAGCGCCGGACGTTGGTGTTGGTGGACAAGATAGCCCCCACTCCGGCTAAGTACCCCCGGGGCCCGGGGCGCCCAGGCAAGCGCCCCCTGTAG
- the mnmG gene encoding tRNA uridine-5-carboxymethylaminomethyl(34) synthesis enzyme MnmG, translated as MRIRPGYSNYDVIVVGAGHAGCEAALAAARMGCRTLLTTLSLEHIALMPCNPSVGGPAKGHLVREIDALGGEMANNTDKAYVQIRVLNISKGPAVRALRAVCDKSLYRRRLWQTLGATANLVVREAAVTELLTGADGVVGVRTQTGAVYNAPAVVLTTGVYLRSEVFVGELKFSGGPQGQPAAQELTRSLLKRGFETGRFRTTSPPRISGRSVDYSQLKEQRGSKLPLSFSVWNQPRRRRQLSCWLTYTTERTHEIIRTNLQRSPFSVDVLPDAEPRYCPSIEGKVKHFPDRPAHQVFLEPEGWNTDEVYLTGLFTSLPEEVQVAVLHSIPGLEQAQMLRPGYGIEYDYLPATQLTASLESKIVRGLFCAGQVNGTSGYEEAAAQGIMAGINAARYVQGQPPLVLGRGEAYIGVLIDDLVTKGPREPYRMLTSRAEHRLLLRSDNADLRLAPYGYQVGLLPAEKYERFQAKRAWIQGEITRLEQEQLTPSADINAALKELGSAPLTHPISLAALLRRPELSYSDISRLAPPPEGLSGAAADTVEAEIKYAAYIEKEKRLVEQMRELEEKVLPSQLDYGQIKALSREAQEKLALIRPRTLGQAGRIPGVSPADVAVLMVYLRGGGRSRDG; from the coding sequence ATGAGGATACGACCTGGTTACTCCAATTATGATGTTATTGTGGTGGGGGCCGGACATGCCGGTTGCGAGGCTGCTTTGGCTGCGGCCCGCATGGGTTGCCGCACCTTGCTGACCACGCTGAGCCTGGAGCATATAGCTTTAATGCCCTGCAACCCGTCGGTGGGTGGGCCGGCCAAGGGGCATCTGGTCCGTGAAATTGACGCCCTGGGCGGCGAGATGGCTAATAACACCGACAAAGCCTATGTACAAATTAGAGTGCTGAACATAAGTAAGGGTCCGGCGGTGCGGGCTTTAAGGGCTGTTTGTGATAAAAGTTTGTACCGGCGGCGCCTGTGGCAGACCTTGGGAGCCACGGCTAACTTAGTGGTGCGGGAAGCAGCGGTAACGGAATTGCTCACCGGGGCTGACGGGGTGGTGGGGGTACGAACCCAGACCGGCGCTGTGTACAATGCCCCGGCAGTGGTCTTGACCACCGGCGTCTATCTTAGAAGCGAAGTCTTCGTGGGGGAGTTGAAATTCAGCGGCGGCCCCCAAGGTCAGCCGGCGGCCCAGGAATTGACCCGGTCACTGCTGAAACGGGGCTTCGAGACCGGGCGCTTCCGGACTACCAGCCCACCGCGTATTTCCGGGCGGAGCGTGGATTACAGCCAACTGAAAGAACAGCGCGGCAGTAAGCTACCGCTTAGCTTTTCGGTCTGGAACCAGCCGCGGCGGCGGCGCCAGTTATCGTGCTGGCTTACATATACCACTGAGCGGACCCATGAGATAATACGAACCAATCTGCAGCGATCGCCGTTTTCCGTGGATGTTTTGCCCGACGCAGAGCCCCGTTACTGTCCTTCCATCGAGGGCAAGGTAAAGCATTTCCCGGATCGGCCCGCTCATCAGGTGTTTTTGGAGCCGGAAGGGTGGAACACCGATGAAGTCTACCTGACCGGCTTGTTCACCAGCCTACCGGAGGAGGTGCAAGTGGCGGTCCTGCACTCTATCCCCGGGCTGGAACAGGCCCAAATGCTGCGGCCCGGTTACGGGATTGAATACGATTATCTGCCGGCTACGCAGTTGACTGCGTCGCTGGAGAGCAAAATAGTACGGGGCTTGTTCTGTGCCGGACAAGTGAATGGTACCTCAGGCTACGAAGAAGCGGCGGCGCAAGGAATTATGGCTGGGATCAATGCCGCCCGTTATGTTCAAGGACAGCCGCCGTTGGTGCTGGGCCGAGGTGAGGCCTATATCGGGGTATTAATCGACGATTTAGTCACCAAGGGACCCCGAGAACCTTATCGTATGCTAACATCCCGGGCTGAACACCGGTTACTGCTCCGCTCCGATAATGCCGATCTCAGGCTGGCTCCGTACGGGTATCAGGTGGGACTTTTGCCGGCGGAAAAATACGAGCGCTTCCAAGCCAAGAGGGCGTGGATTCAAGGGGAAATTACCCGGTTGGAACAAGAACAACTGACTCCCAGCGCTGACATAAACGCTGCCTTGAAGGAGCTGGGCAGTGCTCCCCTAACCCACCCCATCAGTTTGGCGGCTTTGCTCCGGCGGCCGGAACTCAGTTACAGCGACATTAGCCGGCTGGCACCGCCGCCGGAGGGGTTGTCGGGAGCGGCCGCGGACACAGTGGAGGCGGAAATAAAATATGCCGCTTATATAGAGAAAGAGAAACGCTTGGTGGAGCAGATGAGGGAGCTGGAGGAAAAGGTGCTACCCAGCCAACTGGATTACGGCCAGATTAAGGCCTTGTCCCGGGAAGCACAGGAGAAGCTGGCCCTGATACGTCCGCGAACTTTAGGCCAGGCAGGTAGAATCCCAGGGGTGTCGCCGGCCGATGTAGCTGTGCTCATGGTGTACCTGCGGGGCGGAGGGAGAAGCCGGGATGGGTAA